A single Anopheles maculipalpis chromosome 3RL, idAnoMacuDA_375_x, whole genome shotgun sequence DNA region contains:
- the LOC126563788 gene encoding rap guanine nucleotide exchange factor 2: MTDRKLPISPSEQATASHSPLLHHHPHQQQHPAHGNHHHLQQQQHLRRAVGEQQQHHGIAITAGIGEPVGGEGPVAGVGGGGPVPTVGAPAPPPRGTSSLSSGHHLQAGAAVVALASVNSSTGSTGNSLGGGGGAGGVIGSNHATGTTSTTATSNSTKHANMHRLKHTSSLTTSIYPELYDKGNRLSHSSDTSQADTMTSVTSSSLDSDEVDLSGLVESVVDSDEEDIAESIDSLSVRDTVRECLEKDPTDRTVEDIEILLEFTQKLKAFTNMTFAVRRALCSVMVFAVVEKAGTVVMNDGEELDSWSVLINGHVEIEHSTGEVEYLHYGDSFGIMPTMDKLYHRGVMRTKCDDCQFVCITQTDYYRIQHQGEDNIRKIEEDGQVVMVTELRNSTGENGSRKGYVVIRGTVERLMHQLVEDTTLTDPNYVEDFLLTFRTFIHNPIDISKQLLKWFNVDSNSGASEDNSGGSSDLVDGAAASILHHIPSGPGDSVLCDRVTRVVLLWVNNHFTDFDTDPQMMEFLELFETALEKKNMHEQQQLLHVYAQHNARERNVTLARSSRDEDLNFQISGGPGGIFITRVEPKTKAYEAGLKRGDQILEVNGQSFEHVTCARALEILMGTTHLSITVKSNLWAFKGMLSNADGDSSKLKIDLKKGLRVDLLQSQKSLDLVDKVGGLLPTPQFLMPLPVRDIEYGRKDSGVSTPSGSSSMNNNKGGSFMTLGGKKRIQKALIKMNLLPKNSVFQDDNINNNNNNNSSSNNSSNSSSSANNGNSNNGSTYEGGSDRSSGISVNFSSQASSISTSSITTADSDETPPTSTYQSNPDLRENHCTPAKAQSTEAIIPTKMGTTYLEELRASDFPEHILKVYKSDQTCKYLLVHKETTAHEVVMLALQEFGIHDPSSNFSLCEVSVGEGGMIKQRRLPDQLQNLAERIGLSSRYYLKTNGITETLVPDDVAPELIRESAVHFLQLNANELAIQLTLQDFSIFRQIESTEYIDDLFNLKSRYGKPMLVRFAELVNREMFWVVTEVCSEHNMMRRCKIIKQFIKIARHCKECKNFNSLFAIISGLGHAAVSRLRQTWEKLPSKYQKLFNDLQDLMDPSRNMSKYRQLIQTELNAQQPVIPFYPVVKKDLTFIHLGNDTKIDSLINFEKLRMVSKEIRTLLHMCNSPYDILTMLEYKCQPPSSAMLALNQMSVPSGSGNLMLAPPAPPPPTSLPAAFMHSQTVKRRKKSTAAPNPKKMFEEAQMVRRVKAYLNNMKVITDEDELHRLSLECEAQGGTTPNTVQVRKRYPSPTLSTTSSTSSTSEGKKGALGLGMSSLSIGSASSGNSGAPKFGAASPQAVKKLLSLSEQTKTRPHQPRHPSAGSILAPPLNNIHHHHHQHHHSAISGHLNSTLSHFHHAHPPTNYLPHHGGTGITISPSQSPAHCCVGASGAAGGGSAVSTNSTGVMGPPQYPPPSAHAAGGYVTAAGTAGGGVHLAGMLPNPPNYSTTMSMYANGRPAVLASRILESSVDAPSQIPPPMELPPESSSFRSPPNYAQTAHRRIASNSNTTIPPPYPAPHQNFGNSSRIISAVGISPIAPNFVAPAVNALSPMYTGNSGGGGGGVGASVTSSGTPVCANLPPAIPARLHETVAAGLVDSAPPPLPPPSIDLSAESSSVTVLSSAASARTIPYGQYASSQAYHNHISRTRGPRF, encoded by the exons CTAACCACCAGCATCTATCCAGAGCTTTATGACAAAGGTAATCGATTATCTCATTCAAGTGATACCAGCCAGGCTGACACCATGACTTCCGTAACGAGCTCCTCACTAGACTCGGATGAGGTGGATCTCTCCGGTTTGGTGGAATCGGTCGTCGATTCTGACGAAGAGGACATTGCTGAGAGTATAGAT AGTTTAAGCGTACGGGACACGGTACGAGAATGTTTGGAAAAGGATCCCACCGACCGTACGGTAGAAGATATCGAGATATTGCTCGAGTTTACGCAAAAATTGAAAGCGTTCACGAACATGACATTCGCGGTGCGTCGAGCGCTTTGctcggtgatggtgtttgcCGTGGTAGAGAAAGCCGGTACGGTCGTGATGAACGATGGTGAAGAGCTGGACTCTTGGAGTGTGCTGATCAATGGGCACGTGGAGATAGAGCATAGTACGGGCGAGGTAGAATATCTGCACTATGGGGATAGTTTCGGTATTATGCCGACGATGGACAAACTGTACCATCGGGGCGTTATGCGGACCAAGTGCGATGATTGTCAGTTTGTGTGCATCACACAGACGGATTACTATCGAATACAGCACCAGGGTGAGGATAATATAAGGAAAATCGAGGAAGATGGTCAGGTGGTGATGGTAACGGAGCTGCGGAACAGTACGGGAGAGAATGGATCTCGCAAAGGTTATGTCGTCATACGTGGTACGGTGGAACGGTTGATGCATCAGCTGGTAGAGGACACAACGCTCACGGATCCAAACTATGTGGAAGACTTTCTGCTTACATTCCGTACATTTATCCACAATCCGATCGATATCTCGAAGCAACTGCTAAAGTGGTTCAACGTGGATAGTAATAGCGGAGCAAGTGAAGACAATAGTGGAGGATCGAGTGATCTGGTCGATGGTGCAGCAGCTTCCATCTTGCACCACATACCGTCAGGCCCCGGGGACAGTGTGCTGTGCGATCGGGTGACGCGCGTCGTACTGCTGTGGGTAAACAATCACTTCACGGACTTCGATACCGATCCACAGATGATGGAGTTTTTGGAACTGTTCGAAACGGCGCTGGAGAAAAAGAACATGCACGAACAGCAGCAACTGTTGCATGTGTACGCGCAGCATAATGCAAGAGAAAGAAACGTTACGCTGGCGCGAAGTTCGCGGGATGAGGATCTAAACTTCCAAATATCCGGAGGTCCGGGAGGTATCTTTATAACGCGAGTCGAGCCGAAAACGAAAGCGTACGAAGCGGGGCTAAAACGTGGCGATCAAATACTGGAGGTGAATGGGCAAAGTTTCGAGCATGTGACATGTGCCAGGGCGTTAGAAATTCTAATGGGCACAACGCATCTCAGTATTACCGTAAAAAGCAATCTGTGGGCTTTCAAGGGCATGCTGTCGAATGCGGACGGTGATTCGAGCAAGCTGAAGATAGATCTGAAGAAAGGTCTTCGGGTTGATCTACTCCAGTCACAAAAGTCGCTCGATCTGGTAGATAAGGTCGGTGGACTGTTGCCTACGCCACAGTTCCTGATGCCACTGCCGGTGCGAGATATCGAGTATGGACGTAAGGATTCGGGCGTTTCCACACCGTCAGGTTCTTCGTCGATGAACAACAACAAGGGTGGCAGTTTCATGACGCTCGGCGGTAAGAAGCGTATCCAGAAGGCACTGATCAAGATGAACCTACTGCCAAAGAATAGCGTCTTCCAGGATGACAATattaacaacaataacaacaacaatagcagcagtaacaacagcagcaatagtagtagtagcgcGAACAACGGTAACAGTAACAATGGAAGCACCTACGAAGGTGGAAGTGATCGATCGTCGGGAATTAGTGTGAATTTTTCCTCCCAAGCGTCCTCCATATCGACGTCCTCGATAACGACGGCAGATTCGGACGAAACGCCACCAACCTCCACGTATCAGAGTAATCCGGATTTGCGCGAAAACCACTGCACACCGGCCAAGGCGCAATCGACGGAAGCGATCATCCCGACGAAGATGGGCACCACGTACCTGGAGGAGTTGCGGGCAAGTGATTTCCCGGAGCATATTCTGAAGGTGTACAAATCAGACCAGACGTGCAAGTATCTGCTGGTACACAAGGAAACAACGGCCCACGAGGTGGTAATGTTGGCACTGCAAGAGTTCGGAATTCATGATCCAAGTTCGAACTTTTCACTGTGTGAAGTAAGCGTCGGCGAAGGTGGCATGATCAAGCAGCGTCGTTTGCCCGATCAGCTGCAGAATCTTGCTGAACGGATTGGGCTTAGTTCGAGGTATTATCTGAAAACGAATGGCATTACCGAAACGCTCGTACCGGACGATGTGGCACCGGAATTGATCCGCGAGAGTGCGGTACACTTTTTGCAACTAAATGCAAACGAACTGGCGATACAGCTAACGCTGCAGGACTTTAGCATCTTCCGGCAGATCGAATCGACGGAGTACATTGACGATCTATTCAATCTAAAGAGTCGATACGGCAAGCCGATGTTGGTGCGGTTTGCGGAGTTGGTTAATCGTGAGATGTTCTGGGTGGTGACGGAAGTTTGCAGCGAGCACAATATGATGCGAAGGTGCAAGATTATCAAGCAGTTCATCAAGATTGCGCGGCACTGTAAGGAGTGTAAGAATTTCAACAGCTTGTTTGCGATTATCAGTGGGCTGGGACATGCGGCCGTGAGCCGCTTGAGACAGACGTGGGAAAAGTTGCCGTCAAAGTATCAGAAGCTGTTTAATGATCTGCAGGACCTGATGGACCCGTCGCGCAACATGTCCAAGTACAGGCAGCTGATACAGACGGAGCTGAATGCACAGCAGCCAGTCATTCCGTTCTATCCGGTGGTGAAGAAGGATCTTACCTTCATCCATCTTGGCAATGATACGAAGATTGATAGTTTGATCAACTTCGAGAAGTTGCGCATGGTTTCGAAGGAGATCCGAACGTTGCTGCACATGTGCAACTCACCGTACGACATACTGACCATGCTGGAGTACAAATGTCAACCGCCCAGTTCGGCCATGCTAGCGCTCAATCAAATGTCGGTCCCATCTGGAAGTGGCAACCTGATGCTGGCACCCCCcgctccaccaccacccactTCGCTGCCGGCCGCATTCATGCACAGTCAAACGGTGAAGCGAAGGAAGAAATCCACCGCCGCACCGAATCCGAAGAAAATGTTCGAAGAAGCACAGATGGTGCGACGGGTAAAGGCGTACCTGAACAACATGAAGGTTATCACGGACGAGGACGAACTGCATCGGTTGTCGCTTGAGTGTGAAGCGCAAGGTGGTACCACACCGAACACGGTACAGGTTCGCAAACGCTATCCATCGCCAACGCTTTCGACGACTTCGAGCACCAGTTCGACTAgtgagggaaaaaagggtGCGCTCGGGCTAGGCATGAGCAGCTTATCGATCGGGAGCGCTAGCAGTGGCAACAGTGGAGCACCGAAATTCGGAGCCGCATCACCCCAAGCCGTCAAAAAGCTACTCTCACTCTCAGAGCAGACAAAAACGCGTCCCCACCAACCGCGACACCCGTCGGCGGGGTCGATCCTAGCTCCACCACTAAACAAcatccaccatcaccatcatcagcatcatcacagTGCAATCTCGGGACATCTGAACAGTACGCTCTCTCACTTCCATCATGCCCATCCGCCCACGAACTATCTGCCGCACCATGGTGGGACGGGCATCACCATCAGTCCCTCGCAATCTCCGGCACACTGTTGCGTAGGGGCTAGCGGAGCGGCAGGAGGTGGCAGTGCGGTTTCGACAAATAGTACCGGTGTTATGGGACCACCACAATATCCACCACCATCGGCACACGCTGCCGGCGGTTATGTGACGGCGGCCGGTACAGCGGGGGGTGGTGTGCATTTGGCGGGCATGTTGCCAAATCCACCGAACTATAGCACCACCATGTCGATGTATGCGAATGGGCGACCGGCGGTTCTGGCCAGCCGGATACTGGAGAGTTCTGTCGATGCACCTAGTCAAATACCACCACCGATGGAACTGCCGCCGGAGAGTAGCTCCTTCCGTAGTCCACCGAACTATG CTCAAACGGCACATCGAAGAATTGCCAGCAATAGTAATACCACCATTCCACCACCCTACCCAGCTCCTCACCAAAACTTTGGTAACTCATCCCGCATAATCTCAGCCGTTGGGATCTCACCCATTGCGCCGAACTTTGTCGCACCGGCCGTAAATGCGCTCTCGCCCATGTACACCGGGAACAGTGGGGGTGGCGGTGGAGGTGTCGGTGCATCCGTAACTTCCTCCGGGACTCCGGTGTGTGCAAACTTACCACCAGCAATACCGGCACGATTGCACGAAACCGTCGCTGCAGGGTTGGTAGATTCGGCGCCACCACCATTACCTCCGCCAAGTATAGACCTGTCGGCGGAGAGCAGTTCCGTGACCGTGCTGAGCAGTGCTGCTTCCG CACGAACGATACCGTACGGGCAGTATGCATCATCCCAGGCGTACCACAATCACATTTCGCGGACACGCGGACCTCGGTTTTGA
- the LOC126564108 gene encoding insulin-like peptide receptor translates to MVLIERVPSEEFEKYRFPKLREVTGYMLFFRVINLTTLRRLFPQLAVIRGQQLIGNYALVFYYMEKMIEVGLKNLIAIQRGFVYSLHCPQLCHLDTIDWAAISGLDNNTKNLNSFEPPKSVCNKSEVCRSCVPKYCWGSESCQKFYNGYNFNGRIKCHPQCIGGCKGTSAMDCNVCRGFKEGKQCVEQCSADKLMYRHTKRCITKETCLNRGGLLFMNECVLECPAGYSATNVDQEEADFSIHKCYPCRHRCPKVCDGTEIMYLSDADRMRGCTIVNGTLHIRLKEDHPNLLEELRNGLGDIEEIMGVLKVFRSNYISSLEFLANLEIIHGQYGNENSNFSLMVYENSNLQRLWNFEQKITLRLMTRSMYFRNNELLCNAHIKLLQKIAEYDNSSDTIDWNSNGYMQACHVQPFHARYEVVSSHVVTVYWSKHNPKPHHHRLQGYLVYYIRTNVNKSPYEGRDLCSKYGWKSRYVSLDNVTIEGSFYAYNLTRLKPFTRYAFYVKAYYNESFNSATDLVGLSDMQYFMTAKDRPTSPLHVRTARKNESTITLTWRILTSEQAMVMQYHVDVFIQPDEMRKFDERNYCLDPHQPPRTAQYGQASPAAVDICSEDSCCSQFLYEKELEEDDDDDEDEDELTQPDDFFSEQNSMENGGRIGGRRKKRSVKRQGSPSPMNFELSMLKLLKQADTAVDHYERRMRRDTDDEIEFVNRVSYQDFTTDNYEHTVTGLQPFTRYVFQLFACSENDTKSCSSYSLYTDRTNPSPHVDRLHVTIETETATNASTVPMTYTDRIVLYIPEPTEVNGLTVAYRVEVQAINGPYLKRRSECFTRLQHETNQYRYTVEHLRPGEYMVRAQVVSLAGPGPFSEWMFVRVLEPLVDNSTYSANTGLRDGLIVAAVLLVIGIGLGLAYLRRERWWRCQRLRRRRGGSKRDDKIPLADNDGNQINLDDGFVNCPLK, encoded by the exons ATGGTTCTGATCGAACGTGTACCGAGCGAAGAGTTCGAAAAGTACCGATTTCCCAAGCTAAG AGAGGTGACCGGATATATGCTCTTCTTTCGCGTTATCAATCTTACCACGCTGCGCCGGCTGTTTCCCCAGCTGGCCGTCATCCGCGGTCAACAGTTGATCGGTAATTATGCGCTGGTGTTTTACTACATGGAGAAGATGATTGAG GTGGGTTTGAAAAACTTGATCGCAATCCAGCGTGGATTTGTGTATTCTCTTCACTGTCCGCAACTCTGCCATCTTGATACG ATTGATTGGGCAGCAATTAGCGGGCTGGACAATAATACGAAGAATCTTAACTCGTTCGAACCGCCAAAGTCGGTGTGCAACAAGTCGGAGGTGTGCCGTTCCTGCGTACCAAAATATTGCTGGGGCAGCGAAAGCTGCCAAAAGTTCTACAATGGGTACAACTTTAATG GTCGAATTAAATGCCATCCACAGTGTATTGGAGGGTGCAAGGGAACGTCCGCAATGGATTGTAACGTTTGTCGCGGGTTTAAAGAAGGCAAACAGTGTGTGGAGCAATGTTCTGCTGATAA ACTGATGTACCGCCACACGAAACGTTGCATCACGAAGGAAACCTGCCTAAACCGTGGCGGACTTCTCTTCATGAACGAGTGTGTACTCGAATGTCCCGCAGGATACAGTGCCACCAACGTCGATCAGGAAGAGGCCGACTTTTCCATCCACAAATGCTATCCTTGCCGGCATCGCTGCCCAAAAGTGTGCGACGGCACGGAAATAATGTACCTTTCCGATGCGGATCGCATGCGCGGCTGTACGATCGTTAACGGAACGCTTCACATTCGCCTGAAAGAAGATCATCCCAATCTGCTGGAAGAGCTTCGGAACGGGCTGGGTGATATCGAGGAGATTATGGGTGTGCTAAAGGTGTTCCGTTCGAACTATATTTCATCGCTGGAGTTTCTTGCCAATTTGGAAATTATTCACGGCCAGTACGGGAACGAAAATTCCAACTTTTCGCTCATGGTGTACGAAAACAGCAATCTGCAGCGGTTGTGGAACTTTGAGCAGAAAATTACGCTCCGCCTGATGACGCGCAGCATGTACTTTCGCAACAATGAGCTGCTGTGTAATGCGCACATTAAGCTGTTGCAGAAAATAGCCGAGTACGATAATTCGAGCGATACGATCGATTGGAACTCGAACGGATACATGCAGGCGTGCCATGTGCAACCGTTTCACGCCCGGTACGAGGTGGTTTCGAGCCATGTCGTGACGGTTTACTGGTCGAAGCATAATCCCAAACCGCACCATCACCGGCTGCAGGGTTATTTGGTTTACTACATACGAACGAACGTGAACAAGTCACCGTACGAGGGGCGTGATTTGTGTTCTAAGTATGGTTGGAAATCGAGGTATGTTTCGCTGGACAATGTGACGATCGAGGGAAGCTTTTATGCGTACAATCTTACCCGGTTGAAACCGTTCACGAGGTACGCGTTCTACGTGAAGGCTTATTACAACGAATCGTTTAACAGTGCGACGGATTTGGTGGGGTTGTCCGACATGCAGTACTTTATGACGGCAAAGGATCGACCGACCTCACCGCTGCACGTGCGTACGGCAAGAAAGAACGAGAGCACGATCACACTTACCTGGCGCATACTGACGTCGGAACAAGCGATGGTGATGCAGTACCATGTGGACGTTTTCATACAACCGGACGAAATGCGAAAGTTTGACGAGCGGAACTATTGTCTCGATCCACATCAACCGCCACGCACCGCACAGTACGGTCAAGCGTCACCGGCGGCTGTAGACATTTGCTCGGAGGATTCGTGCTGCAGTCAGTTTCTGTACGAGAAAGAGTTGGaagaagacgatgatgatgatgaggatgaggatgagcTAACACAGccggatgatttttttagcgAACAAAATTCAATGGAAAATGGTGGCCGAATTGGTGGACGGCGAAAGAAGCGTTCCGTGAAACGGCAAGGCTCACCGTCGCCGATGAACTTCGAGTTGAGTATGTTGAAGCTACTGAAACAGGCCGACACGGCCGTAGACCATTACGAGCGTCGTATGCGCCGTGATACGGACGATGAGATTGAGTTTGTAAATCGCGTTTCCTATCAGGATTTCACCACGGATAACTACGAGCACACGGTCACCGGTCTGCAACCCTTCACGCGGTACGTTTTCCAGCTGTTTGCGTGCAGTGAGAATGATACGAAATCCTGCAGCTCGTACAGTTTGTACACGGATCGTACTAATCCTTCTCCGCATGTTGATCGGCTTCATGTCACGATCGAAACAGAAACTGCTACCAATGCTTCAACCGTTCCGATGACTTACACCGATCGTATCGTGCTGTACATTCCCGAACCGACCGAAGTGAACGGACTGACGGTGGCGTACCGTGTTGAAGTGCAAGCCATCAATGGGCCGTACCTTAAACGGAGGTCGGAATGTTTTACAAGGCTTCAACACGAAACGAATCAGTACCGGTACACGGTTGAGCACTTGCGGCCTGGGGAGTATATGGTACGGGCCCAGGTAGTTTCACTTGCCGGACCGGGTCCATTTTCGGAGTggatgtttgtgcgtgtgctgGAACCACTGGTGGATAACAGTACGTACTCCGCAAATACTGGACTTCGGGATGGGTTAATTGTGGCTGCGGTACTGCTGGTGATTGGTATCGGGTTGGGGTTGGCTTACTTACGTCGGGAGCGTTGGTGGCGTTGCCAgcgtcttcgtcgtcgtcggggTGGATCGAAGCGGGACGATAAGATTCCGCTCGCCGATAACGATGGCAATCAGATTAATCTCGACGATGGGTTTGTTAACTGTCCGTTGAAGTAA